From a single Streptomyces liliifuscus genomic region:
- a CDS encoding ABC transporter substrate-binding protein translates to MNRRTKLAGSLFAAALLAAGCTGSGGTSKGADAKAPVDPDKVTGTITVLTHRTDLVQDGTMKKYAAEFNKTYPKVEVEFDALTDYEGEVKIRMNTENYGDVLMIPAVIKKSDYPRFFASLGTETERAKKYLFTDFTTVDGKVYGQSPMGALPGFLYNKRVWKEAGITDWPTTPAQFIDGLKAVKSRTDAIPYYTNFKDMWPLTNWTYVDGAVSCDPRATSRLAAGDPWAEGEDLRVGDTMLYDIVRGGLIEKDPTTTNWEASKPKLAKGDIATMWLGSWAITQFRAAAKQAGTNPDDIGFMPFPAQKDGKHCATMSPDYNQAVNVNSDHKEAARAWIDWFTDKSGYAADNLTLSPVKGAPLPEVLQPYEDAGVKLIELDDAKGAAVKEIDNQSEVGIYKPDYRQDLVDLARGARKGSLDDFLGDLGRRWEEARKSSGS, encoded by the coding sequence ATGAACCGCCGCACGAAACTCGCCGGAAGTCTCTTCGCCGCCGCTTTGCTGGCCGCGGGCTGTACCGGGAGCGGAGGCACGTCGAAGGGCGCGGACGCCAAGGCCCCTGTCGACCCGGACAAGGTGACCGGCACGATCACGGTCCTCACGCACCGGACCGACCTCGTGCAGGACGGCACGATGAAGAAGTACGCCGCCGAGTTCAACAAGACCTATCCGAAGGTCGAGGTCGAGTTCGACGCCCTCACGGACTACGAGGGCGAGGTCAAGATCCGGATGAACACGGAGAACTACGGCGATGTGCTGATGATTCCCGCCGTGATCAAGAAGAGCGACTACCCCAGGTTCTTCGCGTCCCTCGGCACCGAGACCGAGCGCGCGAAGAAGTACCTGTTCACCGACTTCACCACGGTCGACGGCAAGGTCTACGGGCAGAGCCCGATGGGAGCGCTCCCCGGCTTCCTCTACAACAAGCGGGTCTGGAAGGAAGCCGGGATCACCGACTGGCCCACCACCCCCGCCCAGTTCATCGACGGACTGAAGGCCGTCAAGTCCAGGACCGACGCGATCCCGTACTACACGAACTTCAAGGACATGTGGCCGCTGACGAACTGGACGTACGTCGACGGCGCGGTCAGCTGCGACCCGCGGGCGACGTCCAGGCTCGCCGCGGGCGACCCGTGGGCCGAGGGCGAGGACCTGCGCGTCGGCGACACCATGCTGTACGACATCGTGCGCGGCGGACTGATCGAGAAGGACCCGACGACCACCAACTGGGAAGCATCGAAGCCCAAGTTGGCCAAGGGCGACATCGCCACGATGTGGCTCGGCTCCTGGGCGATCACCCAGTTCCGGGCGGCGGCGAAGCAGGCCGGCACGAACCCGGACGACATCGGGTTCATGCCCTTCCCCGCCCAGAAGGACGGAAAGCACTGCGCGACCATGTCGCCGGACTACAACCAGGCCGTCAACGTCAACTCGGACCACAAGGAAGCGGCCCGCGCCTGGATCGACTGGTTCACCGACAAGTCCGGCTACGCGGCCGACAACCTGACCCTCTCGCCGGTCAAGGGCGCCCCGCTGCCCGAGGTGCTGCAGCCGTACGAGGACGCGGGCGTGAAGCTCATCGAGCTCGACGACGCCAAGGGCGCGGCGGTGAAGGAGATCGACAACCAGTCCGAGGTCGGCATCTACAAGCCCGACTACCGCCAGGACCTCGTCGACCTCGCCCGCGGCGCCAGGAAGGGCAGCCTCGACGACTTCCTGGGCGACCTGGGCAGGCGCTGGGAAGAGGCGCGGAAGTCCTCGGGGTCCTGA
- a CDS encoding carbohydrate ABC transporter permease yields the protein MTDTTEKAARPEEAAPAARTARARVPRRLRLRRGLTPWLFLAAPLVLLITFTYAPVANMVAYSFTDWDGVSPELSYTGADNYVELFTRPELFEVFFVSGYYLAASVIQIVVALYFATVLSFNVRFRNFFKGILFFPYLINGVAIGFVFLYFFQDGGTLDSVLSLFGVHSDRAWLGTPVSANVSLAGVSVWRYMGLNFVLFLGAVQSIPGELYEAAELDGANRWHQFRYIIAPGIRPVLSLTVILSISGSLSAFEVPFIMTGGATGTETFVIQTVKLAFQFNKTGLASAAAVVLLLIILAVTWVQRRLVPDDKVDLV from the coding sequence ATGACGGACACCACCGAGAAGGCGGCGCGGCCTGAGGAGGCCGCGCCCGCCGCCCGCACGGCACGCGCCCGGGTTCCGCGCCGGCTGCGTCTGAGGAGGGGCCTGACCCCGTGGCTCTTCCTCGCCGCCCCGCTGGTCCTGCTGATCACGTTCACGTACGCGCCGGTCGCCAACATGGTCGCGTACAGCTTCACCGACTGGGACGGCGTGAGCCCCGAGCTCAGCTACACGGGCGCCGACAACTACGTCGAACTCTTCACCCGCCCCGAGCTGTTCGAGGTCTTCTTCGTCAGCGGCTACTACCTGGCCGCGTCCGTGATCCAGATAGTGGTCGCGCTCTACTTCGCGACGGTCCTGAGCTTCAACGTGCGCTTCCGGAACTTCTTCAAGGGCATCCTCTTCTTCCCGTATCTGATCAACGGGGTCGCGATCGGCTTCGTCTTCCTCTACTTCTTCCAGGACGGCGGCACCCTCGACTCGGTGCTGAGCCTCTTCGGTGTCCACTCCGACCGCGCCTGGCTGGGCACCCCGGTCTCCGCGAACGTCTCGCTGGCCGGCGTCTCCGTCTGGCGCTACATGGGCCTGAACTTCGTCCTGTTCCTCGGCGCCGTCCAGTCCATCCCGGGGGAGCTGTACGAGGCCGCCGAGCTGGACGGGGCGAACCGCTGGCACCAGTTCCGGTACATCATCGCGCCCGGCATCAGGCCCGTACTCAGCCTGACCGTCATCCTCTCCATCTCCGGCTCGCTGTCGGCCTTCGAGGTGCCGTTCATCATGACCGGCGGCGCGACCGGCACCGAGACCTTCGTCATCCAGACGGTGAAGCTGGCCTTCCAATTCAACAAGACGGGGCTCGCCTCGGCGGCCGCGGTCGTGCTGCTGCTGATCATTCTGGCGGTGACCTGGGTACAGCGACGCCTGGTCCCGGACGACAAGGTGGATCTCGTATGA
- a CDS encoding rhomboid family intramembrane serine protease: MVIPVHDVNPVRRTPYVTYALIAANFVVFLATPGVASSITGESGPAQLCHLQAFLDHWAAVPRELIHGQTPTTVPTGDVGVGPQGVGCVVGPPGYDKSPPVSVLTAMFLHSSWLHLLGNMLFLMIFGNNIEDRLGHIRYTLFYVACGYAAAYGFALVNADSGDPLIGASGAIAGVLGAYLVLYPKARVWVLVPFLIFLPLRLPAWIVLGSWFVLQAVYSSGTGVSEAGTVAYVAHVVGFLTGMLLAWPLRPGTTPPPEPRGLLWGRRAHPRAP, encoded by the coding sequence GTGGTCATCCCCGTCCATGACGTGAACCCGGTCCGTCGCACGCCGTATGTGACGTACGCGCTGATCGCTGCCAACTTCGTGGTGTTCCTGGCCACTCCGGGTGTGGCGAGCTCGATCACGGGCGAGAGCGGCCCGGCCCAGCTGTGCCACCTCCAGGCGTTCCTGGACCACTGGGCGGCGGTGCCCCGGGAGCTGATCCACGGCCAGACGCCGACGACCGTCCCCACCGGTGACGTGGGCGTGGGCCCGCAGGGCGTGGGCTGCGTCGTCGGCCCGCCCGGCTACGACAAGTCGCCCCCGGTGTCGGTCCTCACGGCGATGTTCCTGCACAGCAGCTGGCTGCACCTGCTCGGCAACATGCTGTTCCTGATGATCTTCGGCAACAACATAGAGGACCGCCTCGGCCACATCCGCTACACGCTGTTCTACGTGGCCTGCGGCTACGCGGCGGCGTACGGCTTCGCCCTCGTCAACGCCGACTCCGGGGACCCGCTGATCGGCGCGTCGGGTGCGATCGCAGGCGTCCTGGGCGCGTATCTGGTGCTCTATCCGAAGGCCAGGGTCTGGGTCCTGGTCCCGTTCCTGATCTTCCTGCCGCTGCGCCTGCCCGCGTGGATCGTGCTGGGCTCCTGGTTCGTCCTCCAGGCGGTGTACTCGTCCGGCACCGGCGTCTCCGAGGCAGGCACCGTGGCGTACGTGGCCCACGTGGTCGGCTTCCTGACAGGCATGCTCCTCGCCTGGCCCCTGCGCCCGGGCACGACACCGCCACCCGAACCCCGAGGCCTCCTGTGGGGAAGACGAGCACACCCCCGCGCCCCATAG
- a CDS encoding FAD-dependent oxidoreductase — MSMSRASRSRERLVVVGGDAAGMSAASQARRLKGPDELEIVAFERGHFTSYSACGIPYWVGGDVTDRDQLIARSPEEHRGRGMDLRMRTEVTELDVEGGRVRSRDLESGAEEWTSYDKLVLATGAHPMRPQLPGIDAPGVHGVQTLDDGQALLDTLARTAGRRAVVIGAGYIGVEMAEALINRGYEVTVVNRGQEPMSTLDPDMGRLVHEAMEGLGITMVNDAEVTKILTGGDGRVRAVATEDVEYPADLVVLGIGVRPETALAEAAGLPLGDHRGLLTDLAMRVRGHENIWAGGDCVEVLDLVSGRERHIALGTHANKHGQVIGANVGGGYATFPGVVGTAVSKVCDLEIARTGLREKDARRAGLRFEKVTIESTSRAGYYPGADPMTVKMLAERRTGRLLGVQIVGREGAAKRVDIAAVALTACMTVEQMTALDLGYAPPFSPVWDPILVAARKAVVAVRAGSAP; from the coding sequence ATGAGCATGAGCCGTGCGAGCCGTTCCCGAGAGCGCCTGGTGGTCGTCGGAGGAGACGCGGCGGGCATGTCCGCCGCGTCCCAGGCGCGCCGTCTGAAGGGCCCCGACGAGCTGGAGATCGTGGCGTTCGAGCGGGGTCACTTCACCTCCTACTCGGCGTGCGGCATCCCCTACTGGGTGGGCGGTGACGTCACGGACCGGGACCAGTTGATCGCGCGGTCACCGGAGGAGCACCGAGGGCGCGGGATGGACCTGCGGATGCGTACGGAGGTCACGGAACTCGACGTCGAGGGCGGCCGCGTACGCTCCCGTGACCTGGAGTCCGGGGCCGAGGAGTGGACGTCGTACGACAAGCTCGTGCTCGCGACGGGCGCCCATCCGATGCGGCCGCAGCTGCCCGGCATCGACGCGCCCGGGGTGCACGGCGTGCAGACCCTCGACGACGGACAGGCCCTCCTCGACACGCTGGCCCGTACGGCGGGCCGCCGCGCGGTGGTGATCGGCGCGGGCTACATCGGCGTGGAGATGGCCGAGGCGCTGATCAACCGCGGGTACGAGGTGACGGTCGTCAACCGCGGCCAGGAGCCCATGTCGACGCTCGACCCGGACATGGGCCGTCTCGTCCACGAGGCCATGGAGGGCCTCGGCATCACGATGGTGAACGACGCCGAGGTCACCAAGATCCTCACCGGTGGCGACGGCCGGGTCCGCGCGGTGGCGACGGAGGACGTCGAGTACCCGGCGGACCTGGTGGTCCTCGGGATCGGCGTACGGCCCGAGACCGCGCTCGCCGAGGCCGCGGGGCTGCCGCTCGGCGACCACCGGGGGCTGCTGACCGATCTGGCGATGCGGGTGCGCGGGCACGAGAACATCTGGGCGGGCGGCGACTGCGTCGAGGTCCTCGACCTGGTCTCGGGGCGCGAACGCCACATCGCCCTCGGCACCCACGCCAACAAGCACGGCCAGGTGATCGGCGCGAACGTCGGCGGCGGTTACGCCACGTTTCCCGGCGTCGTCGGCACGGCGGTCAGCAAGGTCTGCGATCTGGAGATCGCCCGTACCGGCCTGCGCGAGAAGGACGCCCGCCGGGCGGGCCTCCGGTTCGAGAAGGTCACCATCGAGTCGACGAGCCGCGCGGGCTACTACCCGGGCGCCGACCCCATGACGGTCAAGATGCTCGCCGAGCGCCGCACCGGCCGCCTCCTCGGTGTCCAGATCGTCGGCCGGGAAGGCGCCGCCAAACGCGTCGACATCGCCGCGGTGGCCCTCACCGCCTGTATGACGGTCGAACAGATGACAGCCCTCGACCTCGGCTACGCCCCGCCGTTCTCCCCGGTCTGGGACCCCATCCTGGTAGCGGCCCGCAAGGCGGTAGTAGCGGTGCGAGCAGGCAGCGCCCCATAA
- a CDS encoding response regulator transcription factor — translation MSVLLEQPASLVAYRPNKPTAMVVVADPRVRSTVTRHLWALGVRDVIEASSVAEARPRIGNPRDICVADVHLPDGSGLTLLSETRAAGWPNGLALSAADDIGAVRNALAGGVKGYVVTGTRTNLGLPTRPGAAPIGSAAARMHRRPPGSPSHPGGYRELSGREVEVLRLVAEGQSNKAIGVSMGLSALTVKSHLARIARKLGTGDRAGMVAVALRTGIIH, via the coding sequence GTGTCCGTTCTCCTCGAGCAGCCCGCAAGCCTGGTCGCCTACCGCCCGAACAAGCCGACCGCGATGGTGGTCGTGGCCGATCCCCGTGTGCGCTCCACCGTCACCCGCCACCTGTGGGCGCTCGGTGTTCGCGACGTGATCGAGGCCTCGTCCGTCGCGGAGGCTCGTCCCCGCATCGGCAACCCCCGCGACATCTGTGTCGCAGACGTCCATCTCCCCGACGGCTCCGGCCTCACCCTCCTGTCCGAAACCCGGGCCGCGGGCTGGCCGAACGGCCTGGCCCTGTCCGCCGCCGACGACATCGGCGCCGTACGCAACGCCCTCGCGGGCGGCGTCAAGGGCTATGTGGTCACCGGCACCCGTACGAACCTCGGGCTTCCCACCCGGCCGGGCGCCGCTCCCATCGGCTCGGCCGCCGCCCGTATGCACCGCCGCCCCCCGGGCTCCCCGAGCCACCCGGGCGGTTACCGCGAGTTGTCCGGCCGTGAGGTCGAGGTGCTCCGGCTGGTGGCGGAGGGCCAGTCGAACAAGGCCATCGGCGTCTCGATGGGCCTGTCCGCGCTGACCGTGAAGAGCCACCTCGCCCGTATCGCCCGCAAGCTCGGCACGGGCGACCGCGCCGGAATGGTCGCGGTGGCCCTGCGGACGGGGATCATCCACTGA
- a CDS encoding DUF3000 domain-containing protein: MDDPKEGERDAMEAAPLPFRAAVDALRAARLRPQIEIDPTKPPQRLAPFTYALEATVVDGDEDLADGRLVLLHDPAGHDAWQGSFRLVTLVRAELEAEMATDPLLPEVCWSWLTGALQARGLSYGEPSGTVTRAGSHYFGGLADRPANSQIEIRASWTPREGLGGVPDTASHLASWCDLLAQIAGLPPAAPGDASIVSLPQRRGPQSR, translated from the coding sequence ATGGACGACCCGAAGGAGGGGGAGCGGGATGCGATGGAGGCGGCTCCGCTGCCGTTCCGGGCCGCTGTCGACGCGTTGAGGGCCGCGCGGCTGCGGCCACAGATCGAGATCGACCCGACGAAGCCGCCGCAGCGGCTCGCCCCCTTCACCTACGCGCTGGAGGCCACGGTCGTCGACGGCGACGAGGATCTGGCGGACGGCCGGCTCGTCCTGCTCCACGATCCGGCGGGACACGACGCCTGGCAGGGCTCGTTCCGTCTGGTGACCCTGGTCCGCGCGGAGCTGGAGGCGGAGATGGCCACCGACCCGCTGCTTCCCGAGGTCTGCTGGTCCTGGCTGACCGGCGCGCTCCAGGCCCGCGGCCTCTCCTACGGCGAACCCAGCGGCACGGTCACCCGGGCCGGCTCCCACTACTTCGGCGGCCTCGCGGACCGGCCGGCCAACTCCCAGATCGAGATCCGCGCCTCCTGGACACCCCGCGAAGGCCTGGGCGGTGTGCCCGACACGGCCTCCCATCTGGCGTCCTGGTGCGACCTCCTGGCCCAGATCGCCGGCCTCCCCCCGGCCGCCCCGGGCGACGCCTCCATCGTCAGCCTCCCGCAGCGCCGGGGCCCCCAGTCCCGCTGA
- a CDS encoding carbohydrate ABC transporter permease, whose translation MTRGRVARTLTYLSLVVASVVVLLPLLVVLLTSLKSEKEMANDSGALQLPDDLLNLDNYVTAFQDGRMLSAFGNTAFILLFSVTGTVIIGSMAAYAIDRYTFRFRKLVVALFLVATLVPGVTTQVATFQIVDSFGMFDSRWAPIALYMGTDIVSIYIFLQFVRSIPISLDESARLDGANAFTIYRKIILPLLKPAIATVVIVKGITVYNDFYIPFLYMPSEDLGVISTSLFRFKGPFGAHWETIAAGAILVIMPTLIVFLFLQRYIYNGFTRGATK comes from the coding sequence ATGACCCGCGGACGCGTGGCCCGGACCCTCACCTACCTGTCACTGGTCGTCGCGAGCGTGGTCGTCCTGCTCCCGCTCCTCGTGGTCCTCCTCACCTCCCTCAAGTCCGAGAAGGAGATGGCGAACGACAGCGGGGCGCTCCAGCTCCCGGACGACCTGCTGAACCTCGACAACTACGTGACGGCGTTCCAGGACGGCCGGATGCTCTCCGCGTTCGGGAACACCGCGTTCATCCTGCTGTTCTCCGTCACCGGCACGGTGATCATCGGGTCGATGGCGGCGTACGCGATCGACCGCTACACCTTCCGCTTCAGAAAGCTGGTCGTCGCGCTCTTCCTCGTCGCCACGCTCGTACCCGGCGTGACCACCCAGGTGGCGACCTTCCAGATCGTCGACAGCTTCGGCATGTTCGACAGCCGCTGGGCACCGATCGCGCTCTACATGGGCACGGACATCGTCTCGATCTACATCTTCCTGCAGTTCGTCCGGTCGATCCCGATCTCACTCGACGAGTCCGCCAGGCTCGACGGCGCGAACGCCTTCACGATCTACCGGAAGATCATCCTGCCGCTGCTGAAGCCCGCGATCGCGACAGTAGTCATCGTGAAGGGGATCACCGTCTACAACGACTTCTACATCCCGTTCCTCTACATGCCGTCCGAGGATCTTGGCGTGATCTCAACGTCCCTGTTCCGCTTCAAGGGCCCCTTCGGAGCCCACTGGGAGACGATCGCGGCAGGCGCGATCCTGGTGATCATGCCGACGTTGATCGTCTTCCTGTTCCTGCAGCGCTACATCTACAACGGCTTCACGAGGGGCGCGACGAAGTAG
- a CDS encoding ribonuclease D yields MTDAQETAADSSLRTTGGAPPDDVEPAPIPLLEPRDGIPPVIADEASLAEVIAAFEAGSGPVAVDAERASGYRYGQRAYLVQLRREGAGTALIDPVACPDLSGLGEALSGVEWVLHAATQDLPCLREIGMVPSLLFDTELAGRLAGFPRVGLGAMVEGVLGFVLEKGHSAVDWSTRPLPEPWLRYAALDVELLVDLRDALEKELDRQGKLEWARQEFDAIASAPPPEPRKDPWRRTSGMHKVRRRRQMAVVRELWETRDRVAQRRDISPGKVLGDAAIVEAALSLPANVHALAALNGFGHRMGRRQLEQWQAAVDRAKELPDAELPQPGQPVTGPPPPRAWAEKDPVAAARLSAARAAVSALAETLNMPQENLITPDTVRRVCWEPPASADAESVAGALAGYGARPWQVEQVTPVLVVALAAKAKSQE; encoded by the coding sequence GTGACCGACGCCCAAGAGACCGCAGCAGACAGTTCACTGCGAACCACCGGAGGCGCTCCTCCGGACGACGTCGAACCGGCGCCGATCCCCTTGCTGGAGCCCCGCGACGGAATTCCGCCCGTCATCGCCGACGAGGCCTCGCTCGCCGAGGTGATCGCCGCGTTCGAGGCCGGCAGCGGCCCCGTGGCCGTGGACGCCGAGCGGGCGTCCGGTTATCGCTACGGCCAGCGCGCGTATCTGGTGCAGCTGCGCCGCGAGGGCGCGGGCACCGCACTGATCGATCCCGTCGCCTGCCCCGACCTCTCGGGCCTCGGCGAGGCGCTCTCCGGTGTGGAGTGGGTGCTGCACGCGGCCACCCAGGATCTTCCGTGTCTGCGCGAGATAGGCATGGTCCCCAGCCTCCTGTTCGACACCGAGCTGGCCGGACGGCTGGCCGGGTTCCCGCGGGTCGGCCTCGGCGCGATGGTCGAGGGCGTCCTGGGCTTCGTACTGGAGAAGGGACACTCCGCGGTCGACTGGTCGACGCGTCCGCTGCCCGAGCCGTGGCTTCGCTATGCCGCGCTCGACGTGGAGCTGCTCGTCGATCTTCGGGACGCGCTGGAGAAGGAGCTCGACCGGCAGGGCAAGCTGGAGTGGGCCCGCCAGGAGTTCGACGCGATCGCCTCGGCGCCCCCGCCCGAGCCCCGCAAGGACCCGTGGCGCCGTACGTCCGGCATGCACAAGGTGCGCCGCCGCCGGCAGATGGCGGTCGTACGGGAGCTGTGGGAGACCCGGGACCGGGTCGCGCAGCGCCGGGACATCTCACCCGGCAAGGTGCTCGGGGACGCGGCCATCGTGGAAGCCGCCCTCTCACTTCCGGCCAACGTGCACGCGCTCGCCGCGCTGAACGGATTCGGGCATCGGATGGGGCGGCGTCAGCTGGAGCAGTGGCAGGCCGCCGTCGACCGTGCGAAGGAGCTGCCGGACGCCGAGCTGCCGCAGCCGGGGCAGCCGGTGACCGGGCCTCCGCCGCCGCGGGCCTGGGCGGAGAAGGACCCGGTGGCCGCGGCCCGGCTGTCCGCGGCGCGGGCCGCCGTCTCCGCGTTGGCGGAGACGCTGAACATGCCTCAGGAGAACCTGATCACTCCTGACACGGTTCGGCGCGTGTGCTGGGAGCCGCCTGCTTCCGCGGACGCGGAGTCTGTGGCGGGCGCGCTTGCCGGGTACGGGGCTCGGCCCTGGCAGGTGGAGCAGGTCACGCCGGTGCTGGTGGTGGCTCTGGCTGCCAAGGCCAAGTCCCAGGAATGA
- a CDS encoding DUF4349 domain-containing protein, translating to MQTRGSGTTRHRSARPVQILSALCLAAALALTGCTGADDIGGASSDSNKAAGAPGANEAGAGAADSDAGSGKKEQAAAPRLTAHIIHTASLTVQVKDVPKSLAETRTVVENAGGMVGNETTDRDSKGRERSRVVLRVPADKYEEVLTELEGSGKLLDRRAKAEDVTEQVVDVESRIKSQRASVVRIRELMDQATRLSDVVTLEGELSTRQADLESLLAQQASLKDRTSLATITLSLSETPVKKVVEDDDPGFADALGGGWDAFVTMFRWIALALGAVLPFLVGTALLLFLWARFLRGRTPARPVAAAPSGAGTGSLPVAPPVRGEGDDKD from the coding sequence ATGCAGACGCGTGGCAGTGGTACGACCAGGCACCGGTCCGCACGACCCGTCCAGATCCTCTCGGCGCTGTGCCTCGCCGCGGCCCTCGCCCTGACGGGATGCACGGGCGCGGACGACATCGGGGGTGCGAGCTCGGATTCCAACAAGGCCGCCGGCGCCCCGGGCGCGAACGAGGCGGGCGCGGGCGCGGCCGACAGCGACGCGGGCAGCGGCAAGAAGGAGCAGGCCGCCGCACCGAGGCTGACCGCCCACATCATCCACACCGCGTCCCTGACCGTGCAGGTCAAGGATGTGCCGAAGTCCCTCGCCGAGACCCGCACGGTGGTCGAGAACGCGGGCGGCATGGTCGGCAACGAGACCACGGACCGCGACTCCAAGGGCCGCGAGCGCTCCCGAGTCGTCCTGCGGGTGCCCGCGGACAAGTACGAGGAGGTCCTCACGGAGCTGGAGGGCTCGGGCAAGCTCCTCGACCGCAGGGCGAAGGCCGAGGACGTCACGGAGCAGGTCGTCGACGTGGAGAGCCGTATCAAGTCGCAGCGCGCCAGTGTGGTGCGGATCCGCGAGCTGATGGACCAGGCGACCCGGCTGAGCGATGTGGTCACCCTTGAGGGCGAGTTGAGCACCCGTCAGGCCGACCTGGAGTCGCTGCTGGCCCAGCAGGCCTCCCTGAAGGACCGTACGAGCCTGGCCACGATCACCCTGTCGCTGTCCGAGACGCCGGTGAAGAAGGTCGTCGAGGACGACGACCCGGGGTTCGCGGACGCGCTCGGGGGCGGCTGGGACGCGTTCGTCACCATGTTCCGCTGGATCGCGCTGGCTCTCGGGGCGGTCCTGCCCTTCCTGGTCGGCACCGCGCTGCTGCTGTTCCTGTGGGCGCGTTTCCTGCGCGGCCGGACGCCGGCCCGCCCGGTCGCCGCGGCGCCGAGCGGCGCGGGCACGGGTTCGCTGCCGGTGGCCCCGCCGGTCCGGGGAGAGGGCGACGACAAGGACTGA
- the hemE gene encoding uroporphyrinogen decarboxylase yields MSAIDRPKGQQPTATYDSTFLKACRREPVPHTPVWFMRQAGRSLPEYLKVREGIPMLESCTRPELVTEITLQPVRRHDVDAAIYFSDIVVPLKAIGVDLDIKPGVGPVVEKPIRSRADLAQLRDLTPDDVSYVTEAIGMLTRELGPKPLIGFAGAPFTLASYLVEGGPSRNHEHTKALMYGDPQLWADLLDRLADITAAFLRVQIEAGASAVQLFDSWVGALAPADYRRSVMPASTKVFKAVEEYGVPRIHFGVGTGELLGQMGEAGADVVGVDWRVPLDEAARRVGPGKALQGNLDPAVLFAPTEAVEEKTQEVLDAAAGLEGHIFNLGHGVLPSMDPDALTRLVDHVHTRTLR; encoded by the coding sequence GTGAGCGCCATTGACCGCCCCAAGGGCCAGCAGCCGACAGCGACGTACGACTCCACCTTCCTCAAGGCGTGCCGACGCGAGCCCGTGCCGCACACGCCCGTGTGGTTCATGCGGCAGGCGGGGCGGTCACTGCCCGAGTACCTGAAGGTGCGCGAGGGCATCCCCATGCTGGAGTCCTGCACGCGGCCCGAGCTGGTCACCGAGATCACGCTCCAGCCGGTACGGCGGCACGACGTGGACGCGGCGATCTACTTCAGCGACATCGTCGTACCCCTGAAGGCCATCGGTGTCGACCTCGACATCAAGCCCGGTGTGGGTCCGGTCGTCGAGAAGCCGATCCGCTCCCGCGCCGACCTCGCCCAGCTGCGCGACCTGACGCCCGACGACGTCTCGTACGTCACCGAGGCGATCGGAATGCTCACGCGCGAACTCGGCCCGAAGCCTCTCATCGGCTTCGCCGGTGCGCCCTTCACGCTCGCCAGCTACCTCGTGGAGGGCGGGCCGTCCCGCAACCACGAGCACACCAAGGCGCTCATGTACGGCGACCCGCAGCTGTGGGCCGACCTGCTCGACCGGCTCGCTGACATCACGGCCGCCTTCCTCCGGGTGCAGATCGAGGCCGGGGCCAGTGCCGTCCAGCTCTTCGACTCCTGGGTCGGCGCGCTCGCTCCCGCCGACTACCGGCGCTCGGTCATGCCCGCCTCGACGAAGGTGTTCAAGGCCGTCGAGGAGTACGGAGTGCCGCGCATCCACTTCGGTGTCGGCACGGGTGAGCTGCTCGGGCAGATGGGCGAGGCCGGTGCGGATGTCGTCGGCGTCGACTGGCGTGTGCCGCTCGACGAGGCGGCCCGGCGTGTGGGTCCCGGCAAGGCGCTGCAGGGCAACCTCGATCCCGCGGTTCTCTTCGCCCCGACCGAGGCCGTCGAGGAGAAGACCCAGGAGGTTCTCGACGCCGCTGCCGGTCTGGAGGGGCACATCTTCAATCTCGGGCACGGGGTCCTGCCGTCCATGGACCCGGACGCGTTGACCCGGCTCGTGGACCACGTCCACACGCGCACGCTCCGCTAG